From Granulicella sp. WH15, the proteins below share one genomic window:
- a CDS encoding class I SAM-dependent methyltransferase: MVEPNFDLIARPYRWLEYLTLGRTLERAREHFLPRLTTSTQALILGDGDGRFTARLLRQNASIRIDAVDISAAMLHLLRQRAQTSRLTTHHTSALTYAPSSTPDLIATHFFLDCLTQPQVDELTACLAATLPPTGRWLVSDFRIPTGLMRAPAWLLIRSLYAAFRLLTGLRTSALPDHSAALERSGLTRIAMHRSLFGLITSELWQKDLVLPDGPPARRAGVHTPS; encoded by the coding sequence GTGGTAGAACCCAACTTCGACCTCATCGCCCGCCCCTACCGCTGGCTCGAGTACCTCACCCTGGGCCGCACGCTCGAGCGCGCCCGCGAGCACTTTCTCCCACGCCTCACCACCTCCACCCAAGCCCTCATCCTCGGCGACGGCGACGGCCGCTTCACCGCCCGCCTGCTCCGTCAGAACGCCTCCATCCGCATCGACGCCGTAGACATCAGCGCCGCCATGCTCCATCTGCTGCGCCAACGCGCCCAAACCAGCCGCCTCACCACGCACCACACCAGCGCCCTCACCTACGCCCCCAGCAGTACTCCCGACCTCATCGCAACCCACTTCTTCCTCGACTGCCTCACCCAGCCTCAAGTGGACGAGCTAACCGCCTGTCTCGCCGCCACACTCCCACCCACAGGCCGCTGGCTGGTCTCCGACTTCCGCATCCCAACCGGCCTCATGCGCGCACCCGCATGGCTCCTCATCCGCAGCCTCTACGCGGCCTTCCGCCTCCTGACCGGCCTGCGCACCAGCGCCCTGCCCGACCACTCCGCAGCCCTTGAACGCTCCGGACTCACCCGCATCGCTATGCATCGCTCTCTCTTCGGACTCATCACCAGCGAGCTGTGGCAAAAAGACCTTGTCCTGCCGGACGGGCCGCCTGCGCGGCGGGCGGGCGTTCACACGCCTTCTTAA
- a CDS encoding Ppx/GppA phosphatase family protein has translation MPTFAAIDIGSNSCRLKIASVVQHKLKTLYEDREVTRLGESVFQTGVISPESMANTIKALKRFHKAVQLHVVDKVRVVATSAMRDARNASAFREWVRSATGWDVEVISGIEEGRLIHLGVVTYEPGAKGSCVLIDLGGGSCEVTVSHGGRVKQMVSLPLGAVRLQQEFLQVDPPGKEDIARLRQFIHRELARAERKLGKPKVQLVIATSGTAAALAEGSMAVAAKLPVRKTPPKQFVRIKPQEAATPYVRKLADKLLKMNKLQREAVPGIGPRRSEIIVGGAQVYAALLERFELPGFRYSPLGLRDGMLAQMLGEVDLRTEVHKKIEDERWAGVLEVCHRYGIALKTAEPVRLHATQLFDALAKVHELPPEYRTWLQAAAMMQEVGKFMSHQGHHRHTQYIIANSEIPGFSPEQRAIVSAIARYLGKSRPDPLDRVMRAVPVEEHQHVIRAGVLLRLAAALNQDRASAVVGLKTSVYPKRIVLDIVPGRGGAELEGWALKKEADYFFEVFRRELFVEVA, from the coding sequence ATGCCTACGTTTGCGGCGATCGATATCGGATCGAACTCGTGCCGTCTGAAGATTGCGTCGGTGGTGCAGCATAAGTTAAAGACGCTGTACGAGGATCGGGAGGTGACGCGGCTGGGAGAAAGTGTCTTCCAGACCGGGGTTATCTCGCCGGAGTCGATGGCCAATACGATCAAGGCGCTGAAGCGCTTCCACAAGGCGGTGCAACTGCATGTGGTGGATAAGGTGCGGGTTGTGGCGACCAGCGCCATGCGCGACGCTCGCAACGCCTCGGCCTTTCGGGAGTGGGTGCGCTCGGCGACGGGCTGGGACGTCGAGGTGATCTCGGGCATTGAGGAGGGGCGGCTGATCCACCTGGGCGTGGTGACGTACGAGCCGGGGGCCAAGGGATCGTGCGTGCTGATCGATCTCGGCGGCGGAAGCTGCGAGGTCACGGTCTCGCACGGCGGGCGGGTGAAACAGATGGTGAGTCTGCCTCTGGGCGCGGTGCGGTTGCAACAGGAGTTTTTGCAGGTGGACCCGCCGGGGAAAGAAGACATTGCGCGGCTGCGGCAGTTTATCCACCGCGAGTTGGCGCGGGCCGAGCGCAAGCTGGGCAAGCCCAAGGTGCAGCTCGTCATCGCGACCTCGGGTACGGCGGCGGCGCTGGCCGAGGGCAGCATGGCCGTGGCGGCCAAGCTGCCGGTCAGGAAGACTCCACCCAAGCAGTTTGTGCGCATCAAGCCGCAGGAGGCCGCGACGCCCTACGTGCGCAAGCTGGCCGACAAGCTGCTGAAGATGAACAAGTTGCAGCGCGAGGCGGTGCCGGGAATCGGGCCGCGGCGGTCGGAGATCATCGTCGGCGGCGCGCAGGTATATGCGGCGCTGCTGGAGCGGTTCGAGCTGCCGGGTTTCCGCTACTCGCCGCTGGGGCTGCGCGATGGGATGCTGGCGCAGATGCTGGGCGAGGTGGACCTGCGCACCGAGGTGCACAAGAAGATCGAGGACGAGCGCTGGGCGGGTGTGCTGGAGGTCTGCCACCGCTACGGGATCGCTCTGAAGACCGCCGAGCCGGTGCGCCTGCACGCGACCCAGCTCTTCGACGCGCTGGCCAAGGTTCACGAGCTGCCGCCCGAGTATCGGACGTGGTTGCAGGCCGCGGCGATGATGCAGGAAGTGGGCAAGTTTATGAGCCACCAGGGTCACCATCGGCATACGCAGTACATCATCGCCAACTCGGAGATTCCGGGCTTCTCGCCCGAACAACGCGCCATTGTGAGCGCCATCGCCCGCTATCTGGGCAAGAGCCGCCCGGACCCGCTGGACCGGGTGATGCGCGCGGTGCCGGTGGAGGAGCACCAGCATGTGATCCGGGCGGGTGTGTTGCTGCGGCTGGCGGCGGCGCTCAACCAGGACCGCGCCTCGGCCGTGGTGGGGCTCAAGACGTCGGTGTATCCGAAGCGGATCGTGCTGGATATCGTGCCCGGGCGCGGCGGCGCGGAGCTGGAGGGGTGGGCGCTGAAGAAGGAAGCCGACTACTTCTTCGAGGTCTTCCGGCGCGAGCTTTTTGTCGAGGTGGCGTAG
- a CDS encoding phosphoglycerate mutase family protein, with translation MNLYFLRHASAGVRRKNPLLDVKRPIDREGKQHCLELAHVMNALKINFDLIVSSPLKRSLQTASLLATETGYEAAILQTKCLEPEATMDDFQQLLKEVRDRENILLVGHNPNLTQFLGALLVPHGPRQKDAPIAMIRLRKGALGRVSITQGPAVLMSLLDPRTVKALYATSTKSSRRKTSKK, from the coding sequence ATGAATCTGTACTTTCTTCGCCACGCCAGCGCCGGAGTCCGCCGCAAGAACCCCTTGCTCGACGTGAAGCGCCCCATCGACCGCGAGGGCAAGCAGCACTGCCTGGAGTTGGCGCACGTGATGAACGCGCTCAAGATCAACTTCGATCTGATCGTCTCGAGCCCGCTCAAACGCTCGCTCCAGACGGCCTCCCTGCTCGCCACCGAGACCGGCTATGAGGCCGCCATCCTGCAAACAAAGTGCCTCGAGCCCGAGGCCACGATGGACGACTTCCAGCAGCTGCTGAAGGAGGTTCGCGACCGAGAGAACATCCTGCTGGTCGGCCACAATCCCAACCTCACCCAGTTTCTCGGCGCGCTTCTGGTGCCGCACGGACCGCGCCAGAAGGACGCCCCCATCGCCATGATTCGGCTGCGCAAGGGAGCGCTGGGCCGCGTCTCCATCACTCAAGGCCCAGCCGTACTGATGAGCCTGCTCGACCCCCGCACCGTCAAGGCTCTCTACGCCACCTCGACAAAAAGCTCGCGCCGGAAGACCTCGAAGAAGTAG
- a CDS encoding M1 family metallopeptidase, with product MARLLLSALLLAAALPLHAGSIATNSATPLSPRVVDYTIDAKIDTTHKSLDATETLTYHNLTGQTLTTFPFHLYLNGFRPEASFTSETHFGGGIRDSDADDEYPKEKLGSITISHISADGQGDLALHFIAPDDGNLNDHTVAEVKLPHPLAPGGSITFHITFHDQFPLSVARNGYKRDFLMGGQWYPKPGVFWHGAWNCHQYHATTEFFSDFATFHISLTLPKNYIVGASGVPTGDTPQANGTKTVTYYGEDIGDFAWAASPRFQVTTGTYLSSMGPVEIRVLAHASHPHAGPRYLAAAQASMKQFEAWYGPYPYKVLTVVDPEPESEIGGMEYPTLITGDTGNFDFTHETEAVTEHEFGHQYWYGMVATNEFEDAWLDEGINQYTEGNVMAAIYGRNTSFLDLPWASASDYALSRVQYLSAPDLDPVTRHAWQFRDAASYGDITYGKTAMLLKTLEGIIGADTMREAMHVYFMRYRFTHPTTEDFLQTIEEVAVKNGRATRSIADLTHNGSITLLPQNVTSSILNASVPKPLQSIAGTPPPLAGAGSSLRSFFNQAIYGTEVLDYAIDGIDSGPERWWLPNTKQSSFRSTVTIRRRGDFILPVTLEVRFSDGSKLREQWDGADRWKTFTYLRGAKVISAEIDPDHTVWLDKNFFNNSRSTTENAIPARKMATLYASALQLVSQLITWVI from the coding sequence ATGGCGAGACTCCTCCTTTCCGCGCTCCTGCTGGCCGCCGCCCTTCCCCTGCACGCCGGAAGCATCGCGACCAACTCCGCCACCCCACTCTCACCCCGCGTCGTCGACTACACCATAGACGCCAAAATCGACACCACCCACAAATCGCTCGACGCCACCGAGACCCTGACCTACCACAATCTCACCGGCCAAACCCTCACCACCTTCCCCTTCCACCTCTACCTCAACGGCTTCCGCCCCGAGGCCAGCTTTACCTCCGAGACCCACTTCGGCGGCGGCATCCGCGACTCCGACGCCGACGACGAGTACCCCAAAGAGAAGCTCGGCAGCATCACCATCTCGCACATCTCCGCCGACGGCCAGGGCGACCTCGCTCTGCACTTCATCGCGCCCGACGACGGCAACCTCAACGACCACACCGTAGCCGAGGTGAAGCTGCCCCACCCGCTCGCCCCCGGCGGCTCCATCACCTTCCACATCACCTTCCACGACCAGTTCCCGCTCTCCGTCGCCCGCAACGGCTACAAGCGCGACTTCCTGATGGGCGGCCAGTGGTACCCCAAGCCCGGCGTCTTCTGGCATGGCGCCTGGAACTGCCACCAGTACCACGCCACCACCGAGTTCTTCTCCGACTTCGCCACCTTCCACATCTCGCTCACGCTGCCGAAGAACTACATCGTCGGAGCCTCCGGCGTACCCACCGGCGACACGCCCCAGGCGAACGGAACAAAAACAGTTACATACTACGGAGAGGACATCGGCGACTTCGCCTGGGCTGCCAGCCCCCGCTTCCAGGTCACCACCGGAACCTACCTCTCCTCCATGGGGCCGGTCGAGATCCGCGTCCTCGCCCACGCCTCTCACCCCCACGCCGGGCCGCGTTATCTGGCGGCCGCGCAGGCCAGCATGAAGCAGTTCGAAGCCTGGTACGGCCCCTATCCCTACAAGGTCCTCACCGTCGTCGATCCTGAGCCGGAGTCCGAGATCGGCGGCATGGAGTACCCCACGCTTATCACCGGCGACACCGGCAACTTCGACTTCACCCATGAAACAGAAGCTGTTACAGAACACGAGTTCGGCCACCAGTACTGGTACGGCATGGTCGCGACCAACGAGTTCGAAGACGCGTGGCTCGACGAGGGCATCAACCAGTACACCGAGGGCAACGTGATGGCCGCGATCTACGGGCGCAATACGTCTTTCCTCGACCTCCCCTGGGCCAGCGCGTCCGACTACGCGCTCTCGCGCGTGCAGTACCTCAGCGCGCCGGATCTCGACCCCGTCACCCGTCACGCGTGGCAGTTCCGCGACGCCGCCTCCTACGGCGACATCACCTACGGCAAGACCGCGATGCTGCTCAAGACGCTCGAAGGCATCATCGGCGCGGATACCATGCGCGAGGCCATGCACGTCTACTTCATGCGCTATCGCTTCACCCACCCCACCACCGAAGACTTCCTCCAGACCATCGAAGAGGTCGCCGTCAAGAACGGCCGCGCCACCCGCAGCATCGCCGACCTTACCCACAACGGCAGCATTACCCTGCTTCCGCAAAATGTAACTTCTTCAATACTAAATGCATCTGTACCGAAGCCTCTTCAATCCATCGCCGGAACGCCTCCCCCGCTAGCCGGTGCCGGATCGAGCCTCCGCTCGTTCTTCAATCAAGCCATCTACGGCACCGAGGTGCTCGACTACGCGATCGACGGCATCGACTCCGGCCCCGAACGCTGGTGGCTTCCCAACACCAAGCAGAGCAGCTTCCGCAGCACGGTCACGATTCGCCGCAGGGGAGACTTTATCCTGCCCGTGACCCTCGAGGTCCGCTTCAGCGACGGCTCCAAGCTCCGCGAACAGTGGGACGGGGCCGACCGCTGGAAGACCTTCACCTACCTGCGCGGAGCCAAGGTAATCTCGGCTGAGATCGACCCAGATCACACCGTCTGGCTCGACAAGAACTTCTTCAACAACAGCCGCAGCACCACGGAGAACGCCATACCCGCACGCAAGATGGCCACACTCTACGCCAGCGCGCTGCAACTGGTCTCGCAGCTCATCACCTGGGTCATCTAG
- a CDS encoding glycosyltransferase family 39 protein gives MMNENPPSFPPAAAPAGAPRNAATILILGALWLLLFFAALFSPPLLDDADATHAQAARAMVTTGDLVTLHVDGIRYLEKAPLPYWLVAICYRLFGFNTFATHLPQAVAVLLLALLGWHWGTQSFGERTGFYTGLSVLTSAGIFLFTRIFIPEVLLSLLLAVALFSFLKTLTPPSPRCWPYAMWAALALAVLTKGLVALVFFFGAAAAYLLLTRELSRWRLLRPLTGGLLLLAIAAPWHVLAGLRNTGGADGHGFLWFYFVNEHFLRFLGRRIPRDYNKLPGSLFWSLHLVWLFPWSLFAPLALDAARRRWRSLTANTFQQRSVLLLGIFSSLVLVFFSLSTNQEYYTFPAYLPLLLLLSAALARAEQTYPTNARWITFAHAALTLLGAAFALTLGYGLWTSRHLPFVPDIGALLAHRGVGDYTLSMSHLFDLTGPSFAALRLPAALAAAAFACGPALAWTLRHQRRHIAATSAIALTSAVFLIAAHIALTRFAPMLSSQSIAAKIQTLRATHSIAPDTRILLFGDQSYGSSIPFYLGRQVALVDGRSSSMLFGSSFSDAPPIFLTSSQLAAEWGTGARKLLFVPLEERDTVDHLLGPRQILLEEISGKALVTDRPLDPPPQR, from the coding sequence ATGATGAATGAAAACCCACCCAGCTTCCCCCCCGCGGCCGCGCCTGCCGGAGCCCCCCGCAACGCCGCGACTATCCTGATCCTGGGTGCACTCTGGCTGCTCCTCTTCTTCGCCGCGCTCTTCTCGCCGCCGCTGCTGGACGACGCCGACGCCACCCACGCCCAGGCCGCGCGCGCCATGGTCACCACCGGCGACCTCGTCACCCTGCATGTAGACGGCATCCGCTACCTCGAAAAGGCCCCGCTCCCCTACTGGCTCGTAGCCATCTGCTATCGCCTCTTCGGCTTCAACACCTTCGCCACCCACCTCCCCCAGGCCGTAGCCGTGCTGCTGCTGGCGCTGCTGGGCTGGCACTGGGGCACCCAGAGCTTCGGTGAGCGCACCGGCTTCTACACGGGCCTCTCAGTCCTGACCTCTGCGGGCATCTTCCTCTTCACCCGCATCTTTATCCCCGAAGTGCTGCTCTCGCTGCTGCTGGCCGTGGCACTCTTCAGCTTCCTCAAGACACTCACGCCCCCCAGCCCGCGATGCTGGCCCTACGCCATGTGGGCCGCACTGGCCCTGGCCGTCCTGACCAAGGGCCTCGTCGCCCTGGTCTTCTTCTTCGGAGCCGCAGCCGCCTATCTCCTCCTGACCCGCGAGCTGAGCCGCTGGCGTCTGCTCCGGCCTCTCACCGGCGGGTTGCTCCTACTGGCCATCGCCGCTCCGTGGCACGTACTAGCGGGACTGCGCAACACCGGCGGAGCCGACGGCCACGGCTTCCTCTGGTTCTACTTCGTCAACGAGCACTTCCTCCGCTTCCTCGGCCGCCGCATCCCGCGCGACTACAACAAGCTCCCCGGTTCCCTCTTCTGGAGCCTGCACCTGGTCTGGCTCTTCCCCTGGTCGCTCTTCGCTCCGCTGGCCCTCGACGCGGCCCGGCGGCGCTGGCGCAGCCTGACCGCCAATACGTTCCAGCAGCGCAGCGTCCTCCTTCTGGGCATCTTCTCCTCGCTGGTCCTCGTCTTCTTCTCCCTTTCGACCAACCAGGAGTACTACACCTTCCCGGCCTATCTTCCCCTGCTGCTGCTGCTCTCGGCAGCCCTCGCCCGCGCCGAGCAGACCTACCCCACCAACGCCCGCTGGATCACCTTCGCCCACGCCGCCCTCACCCTCCTCGGCGCAGCCTTTGCCCTCACCCTCGGCTACGGCCTCTGGACCTCCCGCCACCTGCCCTTCGTGCCCGACATCGGTGCTCTGCTCGCCCACCGCGGCGTGGGCGACTATACCCTCTCCATGTCGCACCTCTTCGACCTGACCGGCCCCTCCTTCGCCGCGCTCCGCCTGCCCGCCGCCCTGGCCGCCGCGGCCTTCGCCTGCGGCCCCGCGCTGGCGTGGACGCTGCGACACCAGCGCCGCCACATCGCCGCCACCAGCGCCATCGCCCTCACCTCAGCGGTCTTCCTCATCGCGGCCCACATCGCCCTCACGCGCTTCGCCCCCATGCTCTCCAGCCAGTCCATCGCGGCGAAGATCCAGACCCTCCGCGCCACCCACTCCATCGCCCCCGACACCCGCATCCTGCTCTTCGGCGACCAGTCCTACGGCTCGTCCATTCCCTTCTACCTCGGCCGGCAGGTCGCTCTCGTCGATGGCCGCAGCTCCTCCATGCTCTTCGGCTCCAGTTTTTCCGACGCGCCGCCCATCTTCCTCACCAGCTCGCAGCTAGCCGCCGAGTGGGGCACCGGAGCCCGCAAGCTACTCTTCGTGCCGCTCGAAGAACGCGACACCGTAGACCATCTCCTCGGCCCCCGTCAGATCCTCCTCGAAGAGATCAGCGGCAAGGCACTCGTTACCGACCGGCCACTCGATCCTCCGCCGCAGCGTTGA
- a CDS encoding TldD/PmbA family protein, which produces MFSIEQTTDLKTLATDALNRALHAGATDAEAVAYEGDEFSALVRLGQVETLKESGSRAIGLRVFIGQRVASTSSSDLSPEGIEKLVEGAIMLAKITSEDPYAGLPEAGEFGQLAGDLGLYFEDVNEQPPAERIEIARRCEAAAMAYDTRIQNSGGGDFDTATSHKVLVNSRGFAGQYRRSYCGFSAAPIAIDEHGKMQRNYWYSSARTTRLLESPEEIGRIAAQRTLRRMGARQVKTQRVPVVFSPEISRSIIGNIFEAANGDSIYRHATFFDGMLGERVAGENITVIDDGTLLFNKDGLSVGGFGTSPFDGEGLPTRRTVLVERGILKSYVLNSYTGRKLGLPSTGNASRGLAGNPGIGAGNFYLEAGTLTPEELIGDVKDGLYVTETMGFGVNMVTGDYSQGASGLWIENGELAYPVEEITIAGNLKDMYQNISAIANDLVFRGSSAAPTIRVEGMTIAGS; this is translated from the coding sequence ATGTTCTCAATCGAGCAAACGACTGACCTCAAAACCCTGGCCACCGACGCCCTGAACCGCGCTCTCCACGCCGGGGCCACCGACGCCGAGGCAGTAGCCTACGAGGGCGACGAGTTCTCCGCGCTCGTCCGACTGGGCCAGGTCGAGACTCTCAAGGAGTCCGGCTCCCGCGCCATCGGCCTGCGCGTCTTCATCGGCCAGCGCGTCGCCAGCACCTCCTCCTCCGACCTCTCGCCCGAGGGCATCGAGAAGCTGGTCGAAGGAGCGATCATGCTGGCCAAGATCACCAGCGAAGACCCCTACGCGGGCCTGCCCGAAGCTGGCGAGTTCGGCCAGTTGGCTGGCGATCTCGGCCTCTACTTCGAGGACGTCAACGAGCAGCCGCCCGCCGAGCGCATCGAGATAGCCCGCCGCTGCGAGGCCGCTGCGATGGCCTACGACACCCGCATCCAGAACTCCGGCGGCGGCGACTTCGACACCGCCACCTCGCACAAAGTGCTGGTCAACTCGCGCGGATTCGCGGGCCAGTACCGCCGCTCCTACTGCGGCTTCTCCGCCGCCCCCATCGCCATCGACGAGCACGGCAAGATGCAGCGCAACTACTGGTACTCGAGCGCCCGCACCACACGCCTGCTGGAGTCGCCGGAGGAAATCGGCCGCATCGCCGCACAGCGGACTTTACGCCGCATGGGTGCCCGGCAGGTCAAGACGCAGCGCGTCCCCGTCGTCTTCTCGCCCGAGATCTCCCGCTCCATCATCGGCAACATCTTCGAAGCCGCCAATGGCGATTCCATCTACCGCCACGCCACCTTCTTCGACGGGATGCTCGGCGAGCGCGTAGCCGGAGAAAACATCACCGTCATCGACGACGGCACGCTCCTCTTCAACAAAGACGGTCTCTCCGTAGGCGGCTTCGGCACCTCACCCTTCGACGGCGAGGGTCTGCCCACACGCCGCACCGTGCTGGTCGAGCGCGGCATCCTGAAGAGCTACGTGCTGAACAGCTACACCGGCCGCAAGCTCGGCCTGCCCTCTACCGGCAACGCCTCAAGGGGCCTCGCGGGCAACCCCGGCATCGGCGCGGGCAACTTCTACCTGGAAGCAGGAACGCTCACGCCGGAGGAACTGATCGGCGACGTAAAGGACGGCCTCTACGTCACCGAGACGATGGGCTTCGGCGTCAACATGGTCACCGGCGACTACAGCCAGGGCGCCAGCGGCCTTTGGATCGAGAACGGCGAGCTGGCCTACCCGGTCGAGGAGATCACCATCGCCGGAAACCTGAAGGACATGTACCAGAACATCTCGGCCATCGCCAATGATCTGGTCTTCCGCGGCTCCAGCGCAGCCCCCACCATCCGGGTCGAGGGCATGACCATCGCCGGGTCCTAA
- a CDS encoding DUF1493 family protein: protein MKEPEHIETRIKQIVAAQISTSPDEIHDWDTIDHSLGLAGDDVDEIFKSIADEFNVDFSELDNLWQEYFLPEVSPSGSHMIVVLLASVPGFIVAMLTRVIRNNLPHSAFVSIWITVSVASTFAWGWVSRVREKKSPPVRPQISIADLVAAARTGKLDLHRSNS, encoded by the coding sequence GTGAAAGAACCTGAACATATTGAGACCCGCATCAAGCAGATTGTGGCCGCCCAAATCTCGACCTCACCGGACGAGATTCATGATTGGGACACGATTGACCACAGCCTTGGTTTAGCAGGTGACGATGTGGATGAAATTTTCAAAAGCATCGCGGACGAATTCAACGTGGACTTCAGCGAACTGGACAATCTCTGGCAAGAATATTTCCTGCCAGAGGTCTCTCCTTCAGGAAGTCATATGATCGTCGTCCTTCTTGCAAGCGTGCCGGGTTTTATCGTTGCAATGCTCACTCGGGTCATCCGAAACAACCTTCCCCATTCTGCTTTTGTATCTATATGGATTACTGTTTCCGTAGCTTCTACGTTTGCCTGGGGTTGGGTAAGCCGCGTAAGAGAGAAAAAATCTCCTCCAGTAAGGCCCCAGATTTCGATAGCGGATCTTGTGGCTGCAGCGCGTACTGGCAAATTGGATCTTCACAGGAGTAACTCCTAG
- a CDS encoding electron transfer flavoprotein subunit beta/FixA family protein, producing the protein MKIIVAIKQVPERDAQIAIAPDGKWIDEDDLAYTINEPDAYALEEALQLKEKTGEGEVVVLCAGPERVTSTLREALAKGADRAIHVESDDLGSLDTLGVARMLADAIRAESPDLILTGLQSDDLGLGQTGVVLAELLGIPHATIIMQVEKTDTGLLVKRELEDGWFQHVEMPLPALLTIQSGGNKLRYATLMGIKKSKGKETTTVTPAAATVAPAVVLEQVYLPEKQKKTERITGSAAEIAATLVEKLKFEVRVI; encoded by the coding sequence ATGAAGATCATCGTAGCCATCAAGCAGGTTCCGGAGCGTGACGCCCAGATCGCCATCGCGCCGGATGGAAAGTGGATCGACGAGGACGACCTCGCCTACACGATCAACGAGCCGGACGCCTATGCGCTCGAAGAGGCGTTGCAGCTAAAGGAAAAGACCGGCGAGGGCGAAGTAGTCGTCCTCTGCGCCGGGCCTGAGCGCGTCACCAGCACGTTGCGCGAGGCGCTGGCCAAGGGCGCGGATCGCGCGATCCACGTCGAGTCCGACGATCTCGGCTCTCTGGACACACTGGGCGTCGCCCGTATGCTGGCCGATGCGATCCGGGCCGAGTCACCCGACCTGATCCTGACCGGGCTGCAATCCGACGACCTCGGCCTCGGCCAGACCGGCGTCGTGTTGGCCGAGTTGCTCGGCATCCCTCACGCCACCATCATCATGCAGGTGGAAAAGACCGACACCGGCCTGCTCGTGAAGCGCGAGCTGGAGGACGGCTGGTTCCAGCACGTCGAGATGCCGCTGCCCGCGCTGCTGACGATCCAGTCCGGCGGCAACAAGCTGCGCTACGCCACGCTGATGGGGATCAAGAAGTCCAAGGGCAAGGAGACCACGACCGTAACTCCAGCGGCTGCAACCGTGGCTCCGGCGGTCGTACTGGAGCAGGTATACCTGCCGGAGAAGCAGAAGAAGACCGAAAGAATCACCGGCTCGGCGGCGGAGATAGCGGCCACGCTAGTCGAGAAGCTGAAGTTCGAGGTGAGAGTGATATGA
- a CDS encoding electron transfer flavoprotein subunit alpha/FixB family protein gives MSGILVIMEQRAGAWSRMSFEALAAAQQLATALGLPCSAAVIGASALAGELATHKLAEVYSVEHNLLSVYTADGYVIALEQLVRQLSPAYVLFPHTYQVRDFAPALATRFGQVLISDVIAIKEGPVFVRQLLQGKLNADYRQVGTGPCFVSIQAGSFRADAVESGTTSIHRFQPLLDAEQIRNKPGQPFRESAQTVDLSAAPVIVSVGRGIGEEENISIVQELADALGAELAASRPICDNGWLPMERQVGSSGQTVAPKLYLAVGISGAIQHLVGMKGSKTVIAINKDENAPIFEVADYGVVGDLFEIVPALTKAVLAAKS, from the coding sequence ATGAGCGGCATACTCGTCATCATGGAGCAGCGAGCAGGCGCGTGGAGCCGCATGAGCTTCGAGGCGCTGGCGGCGGCCCAGCAACTGGCCACAGCCCTCGGGCTTCCCTGCTCGGCTGCAGTCATCGGAGCCTCCGCATTAGCCGGGGAGCTGGCTACGCATAAGCTGGCAGAGGTCTACTCGGTCGAGCACAATCTCCTCAGCGTCTACACCGCCGATGGCTACGTTATCGCGCTGGAGCAGTTGGTACGGCAGCTCTCCCCGGCCTACGTCCTCTTCCCCCACACCTATCAGGTGCGCGACTTCGCCCCCGCACTCGCGACCCGCTTCGGGCAGGTGCTGATCTCGGACGTCATCGCGATCAAGGAAGGCCCGGTCTTCGTGCGCCAACTGCTCCAGGGCAAACTAAACGCAGACTACCGCCAAGTTGGCACAGGCCCTTGCTTCGTCTCTATCCAGGCAGGCTCCTTCCGCGCCGATGCCGTGGAATCCGGCACAACCAGCATCCATCGGTTTCAGCCGCTCCTCGATGCCGAGCAGATTCGCAACAAGCCTGGCCAGCCCTTCCGCGAGTCCGCCCAGACAGTCGATCTCTCCGCTGCGCCGGTCATCGTCTCGGTGGGTCGCGGCATCGGCGAAGAGGAGAACATCTCCATCGTGCAGGAGCTGGCCGACGCCCTGGGAGCCGAGCTGGCCGCCTCGCGCCCCATCTGCGACAACGGCTGGCTCCCCATGGAGCGGCAGGTCGGCAGCTCCGGCCAGACCGTCGCCCCGAAACTCTACCTCGCGGTCGGCATCTCGGGCGCGATCCAGCACCTGGTCGGCATGAAGGGCTCGAAGACCGTCATCGCCATCAACAAGGATGAGAACGCACCGATCTTCGAGGTGGCCGACTACGGCGTGGTGGGAGATCTATTCGAGATCGTCCCCGCCCTGACCAAGGCCGTGCTCGCCGCGAAGTCGTAA